In Sceloporus undulatus isolate JIND9_A2432 ecotype Alabama chromosome 10, SceUnd_v1.1, whole genome shotgun sequence, the following proteins share a genomic window:
- the P2RX7 gene encoding P2X purinoceptor 7 isoform X2, protein MAGCCSLKNVCEYETNKVVRIQSVYYGSLKWAIHTAVFVYVCVVLIADRRYQKKDSVISSVHTKVKGVSQTDMRIWDTAEYTIPMQGIDSFFVVTNIIRTENQIQGVCPEFPIAKAVCSTDRSCMEGRMDPQSNGIQTGKCVKYNTTLKTCEVKAWCPVESIKSAPVPAILRSAENFTVLIKNNIHFPKFNYTTRNISPEFNISCTYNKRTALYCPIFRLGDILQLAGENFSEVAVQGGIIGIEINWDCILDKWLHRCRPTYGFRRLDDKKTNEALYPGYNFRYARYYKQANGKEERTLIKAYGIRFDILVFGMAGQFDFFELLVYIGSALSYFGLAQLAVDFLITSYTFRCFKSDPVKAYYYKKKCESVPGPRWTLLYVTYVDEPHIFMIDKLLKTSLQNIKGEIIHRRTSDYTHVAKFLLKDLDKIVSPGNSQELQPLQNKGVTSSSHERPSWCSCGKCRPAQHYWEQLCCRKKDGACITASALFEQLVTSRPMLEFVLLYKDPLLDLKAETLNKQLRHCAYEQYILWRFGEDDLKERAMIPSCCRWKIRDAFPSERGEYTGFKRKK, encoded by the exons ATGGCTGGCTGCTGCTCTCTGAAGAATGTCTGTGAATACGAAACTAACAAAGTCGTCCGCATACAGAGCGTTTACTATGGAAGCCTCAAATGGGCCATTCATACTGCTGTCTTCGTATATGTCTG TGTCGTGCTTATTGCTGACAGACGCTATCAGAAGAAGGACTCTGTCATCAGCTCAGTGCACACAAAAGTGAAAGGGGTATCTCAGACTGATATGAGGATTTGGGACACAGCGGAATATACAATTCCCATGCAG GGAATAGATTCCTTTTTTGTGGTAACCAATATAATCAGGACGGAAAACCAGATCCAGGGAGTTTGCCCCGAG TTCCCCATTGCCAAAGCAGTTTGTTCTACTGACAGAAGCTGTATGGAAGGTCGTATGGATCCCCAGAGTAATG GGATTCAGACTGGCAAATGTGTGAAGTACAACACAACTTTGAAAACGTGTGAAGTGAAGGCTTGGTGTCCTGTGGAATCAATTAAAAGTGCCCCAGT GCCTGCCATTCTGAGGAGTGCCGAAAACTTCACTGTACTCATAAAAAACAACATCCACTTTCCAAAGTTTAATTATACAAC AAGAAATATTTCACCAGAATTTAATATTTCCTGCACATACAACAAGAGAACGGCTCTATACTGTCCAATTTTCCGGCTGGGAGATATCCTCCAGTTAGCAGGAGAGAACTTCTCAGAGGTGGCTGTTCAG GGTGGCATCATAGGCATTGAAATTAATTGGGATTGTATCCTGGACAAATGGCTTCACCGTTGCAGACCCACGTATGGCTTCCGGCGTCTGGatgacaaaaagacaaatgaagcaTTATACCCTGGCTACAATTTTAG ATATGCCAGGTATTACAAGCAGGCCaatggaaaggaggagaggaccTTGATCAAAGCCTATGGCATACGCTTTGACATCCTTGTGTTTGGCATG gcAGGACAATTTGATTTCTTTGAGCTGCTGGTGTACATAGGTTCAGCACTATCTTACTTTGGCCTG GCTCAGCTAGCTGTTGATTTTCTTATTACATCATATACATTTCGCTGCTTCAAGTCGGACCCAGTAAAGGCATATTACTACAAGAAAAAGTGTGAATCGGTGCCAGGACCAAGATGG ACTTTGTTGTATGTGACATATGTTGACGAGCCTCACATCTTTATGATTGACAAATTGTTGAAGACAAGTCTACAGAATATTAAAGGCGAGATTATTCAT AGAAGAACCAGCGATTATACACATGTTGCCAAATTCCTATTGAAGGATTTGGATAAAATTGTGTCTCCTGGAAATTCCCAGGAACTGCAGCCCCTGCAAAACAAAGGGGTCACATCTTCATCCCATGAGCGTCCTTCTTggtgcagctgtggaaaatgccGCCCGGCTCAACACTATTGGGAGCAGCTCTGCTGTCGAAAGAAAGATGGGGCTTGTATCACAGCTTCAGCTTTGTTCGAACAACTTGTCACTTCCAGACCAATGCTTGAGTTTGTCCTCCTCTACAAAGATCCCTTGTTGGATCTGAAGGCTGAGACTCTCAACAAGCAGCTTCGGCATTGTGCCTACGAGCAGTATATTCTGTGGCGCTTTGGGGAGGATGATCTGAAAGAAAGGGCTATGATACCAAGCTGCTGCAGATGGAAAATCAGAGATGCTTTTCCTAGTGAGAGGGGCGAGTACACTGGCTTTAAGAGAAAAAAGTAA
- the P2RX7 gene encoding P2X purinoceptor 7 isoform X1 → MIFTPPAMAGCCSLKNVCEYETNKVVRIQSVYYGSLKWAIHTAVFVYVCVVLIADRRYQKKDSVISSVHTKVKGVSQTDMRIWDTAEYTIPMQGIDSFFVVTNIIRTENQIQGVCPEFPIAKAVCSTDRSCMEGRMDPQSNGIQTGKCVKYNTTLKTCEVKAWCPVESIKSAPVPAILRSAENFTVLIKNNIHFPKFNYTTRNISPEFNISCTYNKRTALYCPIFRLGDILQLAGENFSEVAVQGGIIGIEINWDCILDKWLHRCRPTYGFRRLDDKKTNEALYPGYNFRYARYYKQANGKEERTLIKAYGIRFDILVFGMAGQFDFFELLVYIGSALSYFGLAQLAVDFLITSYTFRCFKSDPVKAYYYKKKCESVPGPRWTLLYVTYVDEPHIFMIDKLLKTSLQNIKGEIIHRRTSDYTHVAKFLLKDLDKIVSPGNSQELQPLQNKGVTSSSHERPSWCSCGKCRPAQHYWEQLCCRKKDGACITASALFEQLVTSRPMLEFVLLYKDPLLDLKAETLNKQLRHCAYEQYILWRFGEDDLKERAMIPSCCRWKIRDAFPSERGEYTGFKRKK, encoded by the exons ATG ATCTTTACTCCCCCGGCCATGGCTGGCTGCTGCTCTCTGAAGAATGTCTGTGAATACGAAACTAACAAAGTCGTCCGCATACAGAGCGTTTACTATGGAAGCCTCAAATGGGCCATTCATACTGCTGTCTTCGTATATGTCTG TGTCGTGCTTATTGCTGACAGACGCTATCAGAAGAAGGACTCTGTCATCAGCTCAGTGCACACAAAAGTGAAAGGGGTATCTCAGACTGATATGAGGATTTGGGACACAGCGGAATATACAATTCCCATGCAG GGAATAGATTCCTTTTTTGTGGTAACCAATATAATCAGGACGGAAAACCAGATCCAGGGAGTTTGCCCCGAG TTCCCCATTGCCAAAGCAGTTTGTTCTACTGACAGAAGCTGTATGGAAGGTCGTATGGATCCCCAGAGTAATG GGATTCAGACTGGCAAATGTGTGAAGTACAACACAACTTTGAAAACGTGTGAAGTGAAGGCTTGGTGTCCTGTGGAATCAATTAAAAGTGCCCCAGT GCCTGCCATTCTGAGGAGTGCCGAAAACTTCACTGTACTCATAAAAAACAACATCCACTTTCCAAAGTTTAATTATACAAC AAGAAATATTTCACCAGAATTTAATATTTCCTGCACATACAACAAGAGAACGGCTCTATACTGTCCAATTTTCCGGCTGGGAGATATCCTCCAGTTAGCAGGAGAGAACTTCTCAGAGGTGGCTGTTCAG GGTGGCATCATAGGCATTGAAATTAATTGGGATTGTATCCTGGACAAATGGCTTCACCGTTGCAGACCCACGTATGGCTTCCGGCGTCTGGatgacaaaaagacaaatgaagcaTTATACCCTGGCTACAATTTTAG ATATGCCAGGTATTACAAGCAGGCCaatggaaaggaggagaggaccTTGATCAAAGCCTATGGCATACGCTTTGACATCCTTGTGTTTGGCATG gcAGGACAATTTGATTTCTTTGAGCTGCTGGTGTACATAGGTTCAGCACTATCTTACTTTGGCCTG GCTCAGCTAGCTGTTGATTTTCTTATTACATCATATACATTTCGCTGCTTCAAGTCGGACCCAGTAAAGGCATATTACTACAAGAAAAAGTGTGAATCGGTGCCAGGACCAAGATGG ACTTTGTTGTATGTGACATATGTTGACGAGCCTCACATCTTTATGATTGACAAATTGTTGAAGACAAGTCTACAGAATATTAAAGGCGAGATTATTCAT AGAAGAACCAGCGATTATACACATGTTGCCAAATTCCTATTGAAGGATTTGGATAAAATTGTGTCTCCTGGAAATTCCCAGGAACTGCAGCCCCTGCAAAACAAAGGGGTCACATCTTCATCCCATGAGCGTCCTTCTTggtgcagctgtggaaaatgccGCCCGGCTCAACACTATTGGGAGCAGCTCTGCTGTCGAAAGAAAGATGGGGCTTGTATCACAGCTTCAGCTTTGTTCGAACAACTTGTCACTTCCAGACCAATGCTTGAGTTTGTCCTCCTCTACAAAGATCCCTTGTTGGATCTGAAGGCTGAGACTCTCAACAAGCAGCTTCGGCATTGTGCCTACGAGCAGTATATTCTGTGGCGCTTTGGGGAGGATGATCTGAAAGAAAGGGCTATGATACCAAGCTGCTGCAGATGGAAAATCAGAGATGCTTTTCCTAGTGAGAGGGGCGAGTACACTGGCTTTAAGAGAAAAAAGTAA